The Erigeron canadensis isolate Cc75 chromosome 1, C_canadensis_v1, whole genome shotgun sequence genome segment GTTTATTATGCTATAGATATGGTTTACTATTGAGAATATATgcatttcttgtttttatttatgtgATTGTCATAGTTCTGAAAGTTGATTTAGGAAAGAAGGTTCTTAGGTCTAATAGTTCTAGCGTATTTGATGTCTTATTGGATTATTTATTTTCAGAAAGAGATATCACAttattttaagatatatttctcttttatggattttattgGCTAATCACACGGATAACGTGATTACGGATCACCTATTTCTGATTATTCCTGAGTTGATGCTAGGTTGGTTATGACTCGTGACATGTAATTACGACGTGCTTTGGTGGTTCAATTGCATggtaattgttttatttttacagTAGATAATGGGTCACAGTTTAATTGTTATTTGAATGTCTTGCATCTTTGGAACACAAAGAAGAATTATCCTACTAACACAAACCAAGAAATAGTTAAGCATATTTTAGAAGAGAGTTTCAACACCCCAAATTTTATGCTTCTCTTTTTGTATGGAATATATAGCCTGATGTTGTTCTGTATATCCGCAGGATGGAAAGGTGGCTCAACTTGAACATGTCTTTATTCGGGGTAGCAAAGTCAGGTGTGTAATCACTCCTTGAAATCAGCTTCTTTTTTCTAAtcatttttttgtgttttttagcATCTATCAAGGCATCATTATAGCTCTGATGTTTTTagtgttttgtttttgataattgCGAAATTTATATAACAAACAGTTCCTActacttaatttgttttttaaaaagcaAAATCAGTTTACAATCCTTGTAAACTAAAACTTCATTGTGTATACATCCATTTCTACGGAAATACTGGTTTTCAATCACTTTATGCATGGATTTTGATGTATATGTGTGTTACAAAGGAAAACCTGGTTTTCATGACTTTGTGCTTGATTTCAGACTgaacaaataaaaaagtaaattctcttgttttaatttttttttttttttgggaaatcAATTGTCTTAGCGTAACAAATTCTTGCAGGTTCATGATCATACCAGACATGCTCAAGAATGCGCCAATGTTCAAACGCTTAGAAGCTAGAATTAAGGTACTGTCCCTGGCTCTCTTGGCGTTTGTATGTTTTCTGATACGCATAGTTAACGACGCACTCAAATTGTTTTTTTGTAGGGCAAAGGTTCAGCACTTGGTGTTGGTCGTGGCCGTGCTGTTGCTATGCGAGCTAGAGTAagtattatgattattttttgtattataaTCGGAAATAATAATTGTCAAGTGAAACCAGAGAGACGTGAGTATAGTGGTCTAATTCATCCATAACATAAATTCAAAACTTACAATTTAATTGACTCATGAAGCAAATGGTTCAATTCTTGTTATCGATTTTGCAATTTGATCATATGAAATCATATGTTTATATAAAGTTTACCTGGTCTCTTATCTTCTGTATGCTTATAAATCTTTGTTAAGTTCATTGACTAAAAACTCTATAAATTCCTGCACCAAGAAGAGCTTGGTGGTTGATAGTTGATACTGATTGAAAAGCACAATTGACAACCAATTAAGATTGTTGCTTTACTTTaggattttaatttgtttattattattattattattattttttttggggggggggggacagGTTTGCTgttcaggaaaaaaaaacagcCAATTCAGACCCTGCTTTTGCAATTTATAGCTTTCTGATAAGTATGTCTACGGCAACTATTAGGAAATATTAAGCTTAGTGTACttgaagaaagaaaatatatataataacatctTGAGTCTAgttaaagtaattaatgtaagtCTGGAGTTAGTCCAATATTTGACTTTTCTATTTGACTTGTGTGTTTCATCTACTCTCcaaatcaaaattgaaatagttgatcttttttttttaacttgttctGATTGCTGTTTGCTAATGGTCATTTGCTGTTTCTGCAGGCTCAGGCTGCTGGCCGTGGAACTGCAGGTCCAGGTAGAGGGAGGTGATCTGTTTTTCAATCAAACTCAAATGGTAGATGGAGTTGGTCTGTTCACTTTAAAATCAGATGTATCGGCACTTAAAAGATGGATCCTAAGTAATCAATTTCAACTaggtttttggttttatttttaagattggagtttgatatttgatttaaCATCCAAGTATGTTCTTCATTGTCAATCTATGGTGCACTTTGTAAGCTTGTTATGTGCTAAAAAAATGTTTCCATTGAATTTGGTTCGCCTGTTGCTATTAGTTTGTAGCACCAAGGATGTGTtatattttgagaaatataCCTCAGAGAATATTAGCATAATCGTTTTAAATTCAGAGAGAAAAAATAACTTCCAATAACTAATGAAATGTGAATGCAACACCTTTGTTAATCGTATTTGTTGACACTTAAAAATCTTGAACCACAACCGCTTCTTTTTTGAGGCATCGATGAGACGATGAATATTCATTGGTTCTAAAATCTTTGACTTTgatgtttataaattataatttactggCCAGTTTACAtgattttaatttcattttgaaACCAAAATGGTATGCGGTTGGAAGCTAAATTCGCTCATATTTTTGACTGGACAGTCACAGTCTGGATGGACCttgactttctttttttatGCTCTCAACACATTGACGGGGATATCCATTTGAAGGTTTTACGTAACCAAATTGTGGTATGCAGTTGAATTGGCGTGATCAATAATTGAGCCTCTCCGGAGCAAGGCGTCATCTTTCACTTTTTTGGTTCCGGAACGCTTAGAACATTGCCCCGATGGGTGGTCTGAAGAGAGAAAGAGGGTGGGGCGTGAAGAATGGGACGGGTAGACGTGGGCAAAAAAACTGGTTCTAGATTACCCAAGAACCGGTGATTCGGGACCGATTTCACTTTTGGATCCAAAAATCGGTTTCTTACCGGTTCCAATCGGTTCCGAACCGAAAAAACATAGTCAAACGTTGACCAAGAATCGGTTCCGGTTCTTGAAGAACCGCTTCTAGTCAACGTTGACTGGAACCGATTCCACTAGTTAAGATCCAATGCCCACCTCTAGGGATGGGTGAAAAGAGGCGTGAAGAGGACCTTTTGTTTATGCTCattcacaccaccaccactagtcTGGCCCACAAAAAGACAAACTTGGCCCACAAAAAGAGCTTTCTTTTGTAAAACCTTGCTTCAACAAAAATTGAGAGAAAGCCTCTTGATGACTGGACCGCTATGTGTCGCGAGATGCCCTTAGGAGGGGCTTTAAAGGGAAGCCTTGCTCCGGATAGTCTGATGTAATTATTAGGCAGTCGTAAACGTATATATCATATTTCTTGTTAATCGTCAACAAATTGTTTCTAATGTTTTCGAGATTGATCTTGGACTCGGCCACAAGTGAATCCATCTGGGGGATTATGGATAGTCTCACTCTTTCTTGCCCAAGCGGAATCTATTTATCTTGCTTCGCATTCATAATCGTCCTTTAACCGAAATTACATACATTTTCTTGAATGAATAATCCCTTCTTTTGGGCTATTATTCAAGATTGGGCCACATCCACATTAGTTGGGAAGTCCTTATTCAGTTATTTGCAAATTGCAAtccaaaaaatcaaagatccTTTTTAATACAAACTGATATTGCCATATTGGTATTGTTAATGAATTTACCACAATTACACATGTTATATTTATACAAGTATGCTGACATGCTGTAAACTGTAAAGCTGGTATATTATAATAGATTTATCTGGCACATTTATAATTTTCCCTTAAAAATATATACGTATGCATCTTCCATTCATCCTTGGTAACAGGAAACGCACCAAATTCGAATTCTTGGCTCATCTAAAGTGAGAGTTagggtttgtttgtttttttaactgttAAGTGActggtttgtttttttaactgttAAATGACTGAATTGATAAGTGAttgaatggataaataatgttatgaattaagtcaatacagttgattttttgtttattaagtcgaAAAACAAATACTTTGAatgaattaatagattaagtatCTTTGATTAAGTCGTGACTGAATTTATTGAATCTCAAGTAAACAACACCTTAGGGTTCAAAGACAATTTACATTTTCTATTcaactattttttattaaaggggTTTctttatctctatctctactataaagcatttgttccctccaaaatttttctaactttttaacAATGTATATCtattaatgcataatgtacaatatatatactcgtatatatatatatatatatctcaaccattcatttttctcactactcaaatctcaaccacttatttttctctctccttcataaataattttatcccactaattcattcaaaatcttttatctcaaaaatcgtacatcaataaattataaaaattgtatgggtgaatttaaaatttcatgttctttcattagagatgtcattccatatattttcgacgaatttttaaatccgacaGCGGAGCCAATAAaactaagacatttgactattacactctatgacatatcacctactataacctatcacactctatgacctatcaccctactGTCATACCGTCGCAACGCGCATGTACTTTGTCTCATTAAGTATTATAGATAAGAAATAAGATATTAAACTGCTTTTGCTCTCAAGTAAGTTTGAAAAATTGATTTATGCAGTTCAAAAATAAGTTATGAGAAATTGACATATTGACAGATGTAAAACATGGAGTAATTATTAGATCATTTAGTTTCCATGTTATAAGATGGCCATGCGATGCAACATCTTCGAAAATATAAGTTTCAACTATTTGCTGTAAACTATCCTTATGACGGACGCTCTTAATATctcaaaaaacaaaatcaacccAATGGTGTAGTCTTTAGACAGAAATTAAATCGTTGCCACATAATATTTCGATGGCTAACATAGACGCATAGTTAAAATGTCATTCgttagttaattaataatttaaaatcaaGACAGCTCAACCAATTTCAAAGCCTGGGTTATACGGGAGAGCATGTTGCTTTGGAAACCAGGAATCGAATCTTATTTTCTCATGATTTCGGGCATTTACCTCTTTAGATGTGTGTGAGTCATGTTATCGCACCATTGGTTTCAAGGGTGCTTTTGGGTTCCAACCTCTAGCATGTTGTCCGCTTAAATGACACTGTCAGGGTTCGAACCACTAAATAATTAACtcaccgtttttttttttaaatactcgTAGGTTTTATCGATTAAAAGTTTTACATACTATACTACTTGTAATATTCAACTATATTTAACCTAGGATGcacttattatttgtttataacTTGTCTCAATCCGCATACGTAAGCAAAATACCCTCAAAGATAGAATGTGATTTCGTTCTTGGATTCGAAAACAAACCTCTCCATTTACTTTAAAATGTCcacattaataatatttttgctTTACGAAATATAACTGTACAAGAAAAAGGGGGGAAATTATATACATGTCACAACTATTGAATTGACTACCGTAACTATACATCACTAATTACTAACTTATATTATTTACTATACAATTTACTgtatataagttatatattaTGGTAAATAAATCGATAGTTACAATTAATTTACGACTTTAAAAAATAGCGAAATCcgttcaaaagttaaaaattttcaaaagaaaaatggatCGGAATATTTGGATTGGATGGGGTGGGGTGACTTTGACTTATTCTTAAGGATattttctatttaatatatattttctttaattttaatttggagccaaagcttttattttttgaaaaaacaaaaacaaaaacaaaaactaaaatagCCCCCCCAATTCGTTTATCTCGCGCCGTCTCTCTGTCTTGTTTTAGATCCCAATTTTACCACCTAATTCACCCGGTAAATCTTTCCTTCCTCTTCTCACTAATTTCACTTACTTCAAAActgtaaattttatttatctgaATGTTTAATCCAAATCCAATTTCAAATCTTGTTCTAACtgaattattatcattattatagatatttattattcttttttatataaaatactgAATTCTCAGATGGATTTAACTGctgttaattaattttaatctagATGTTAATTGTAGCTTATTTCTGCTGACCGTACTTTAAATCGGTGTAAAATGTAAtgtagttttagttttagtaGTAGTAAAAAGTTGCCTCATTTTGcggttatttttcatttattaggGTTTACTACTTATTATATTTCATCAttgattttcatttaattttatatataaataaataatactaaaaaggTTGGTTTTTGTATATGGGGTTTTTGATAATATGTGACAGTAAAATATTGTACACATCCTATGGTTAGTAATGAATTGactttaatgaattttttttcatattcaaaAGTATGCTCTAATATGTGCATCACAGTAACAAATTTGACATGGTTCtccaaatgtttttttttttttttaaaatcggTAACGTTCTCAGAAACGCAATCTCAAACACCCACGTATCTGATCGTTTTAATTCGATATTTAACCTGTAGGGTATTCTGTATTACATTGATCACTTTTTCTTGCCCAAGACCCGTCTAGTTTATACATTTAAGGTCGGGCCGACAATATTAAAAGCTAAATACAATAAAGTAAACCATGACTAGTTTATGTCGTAATTTTACTAGTATTGGTAACTTTCAGTGTGTTTTATGTCTAGTGTATTATACTGCTAAGCACGTGTGTAAAGTGTAATTTCCTGAAGTTGatatgttagttttttttgGAAATATTGTTTTTCTTGGTTTGGTTATTTTTAGAAACCATTATCTTAGTGGTTTTATGTATTTCATTTGTTGCCAGGCTAATTTAAGGAAGTTGTAGAGGGTTTATTTATCAAAGTATGATTAATTCGGAGATTAAGACTATTGAGCTTGGGGCTAATGTAGCTGGTGCAACAATGTTTCATAAACAACCAGTTTTAGCACCGAAAAAGATTGCATTGAGAGATGTGCAGAACAATAATAACAACTTAACACGCGAGCCCCttcaagaaagtttgctaccgaCTGAGGGACAGTCGTTTTTGGATGCATCGAAAACAATTGGAACTAAAAGGCTTACACCAGACTATGCTTCACCTTTATTGAACAATAATGGTGCACACGAGCCTTTAAGTTATCCGCGTAAGAAGTTTGAATTTGAAGGAAACCGAGGAAGAACTGTGGGCAGTACTGAAAAGATTGCAGGGTATCAACAATCTGCAAGTTTACCCCAAGTAAGCCACTTAAATGGGAAGAGTCTGCATTACGGTACTTCAGTGACCCAAACCCCAATGGGTTCGAAGACATCTGTTGCTCGGTTTAAAGAGTCTAGTGAGGATCAAAGGACAGACCGGTTTATCCGCTTGCAGAATTTTATCAAGCAGTGTGACGGGTCTAATAACAGAGAGAATATTCAATGTAGGTGGAGTCATCTatgtttttgttatatgtaactttttgtaAATTAGCAGTTGAAGCTCATATATCAATGTGTTGGTTTTGatctttatgtttttttgtgATCTTACAGTTCTCCTGCGTTTATCACCCTCAGAGCTGAGCAAGCATGCAGTTGAGCTAGAGAAAAGAGCGATTCAGCTGACAATAGATGAAGGTAAGTGTTTAACTGCAACTCCCTTTTTCTTATACtttttgtttatcatgtaaataaaataaacgatcttttgtaaacaaattggaagcaatttaaaagatcgaaacataatttgtaattaagaatataagattggtccaaaagaaaatgaagtgacccattaagaaaatgaaaacgggcccaaagaaataaaatggcCCGTTACTATTATTTGCACGCATTTCCgtacctttgtttttaatatatatatattaatgtgaAATCGTTGATTTCTCTAAGCAAGTGAAGGTTCTGATTTTAGACTAAAATCAATActaatatatgatgatgatgacgaacAATTTATGTGCTTTTGTCAGATAAGCCAACTTCACAAATGTAAAAAGAGTAGAGAAACCTGACAGTGGAAGTCTTTATATTGTTCTTTTTTAGTAACCGGGTCCTTTCCTGACTCCTGGGTTCTACGTTCTAAATGTTTTCTGTTTGTAGGAAAAGAGATGCAACGAATGCAAGCATTGAATATTCTGGGGAAGTCTTCGACAACCAGAAATCAAATGCCAATAGCACAACCCATCATCCCACACAAGAACTGAATTCCATCTGCAAATAGGTTGTCTACTCGTTTTACATGACTAGGAAATAGTGGCCTTTCAGCGTCAGAATTTCTAGGTATATTTACGGTTCCTATGTCACacttttgttttagttttttttttattaattattgttaGCAAATTTTGTATCTTACAAAATGATTTCACGCAATATTTAATGTTAGTACTACTTTTTTTGCTGCTGTTTAGTTGTTGCTTTATAGTTCTTAATACTCATTTGACATTGTTTGTGCTCTACCCTTGCCATTTTGTTACTTTGTTACATGAGCTCAAATTACTTCAAGCATTCTTAACTGTAATTTGCGCGATTTGTTctgaaaatattttcaaataacTTTTGGTGTTTTAGTTATTTACCAATGTAGTATGGTCATCTCCTATTTCCAACTATTAGTAGTTGTGAAACATTTAGCTCGAGAGATGTCTTAAAGAATGTATGTTTAGCTTTTTGGTGGACAAAAACACCATTTGATATTTTGAATGCTTATTTACATCAATCCTAGATCAAATGTTTGTCAAATTTTCCGATCAATGCATGTATATCAAATTGATAAGTCTTGGTGACCAACCCGaacatattatgtttattcAAGTCTTTGTGAAAGAGAAATAAGAAGCCAAAACTTGTATCAACTTATTTTGATCGATCGACGATAGCTATTTGCAAATTTAGCCAAGTGTACCTTAATATTAGATAAGATTTATACTACCGTCGATTGTCGTTACCACATGGGCCCAATGCCCCAATGTAATATAGATTTTGTTTGGTGATGTTTTCTTATGCAAGTCATTTCTCGGCCTAGTTTCATTTGGCCCAATGATTTCTTTTAAAACTACTATCTTTGCATTATATCCCAAAAAGAATTACTCCAATGGCCAATGGGCGATAAATAATATTCTGAAAATCTGTTTGTTAAATATGTATCTCGTTTCTCGTACACAGATAGTATACTTAGAGCCTCTTAAGACCCTGAGTTACTCAGATACGTATGATGTGATCGTAaggtatatatgaaaaaaaccTTACAGGCTTGTCATTCTAGAGAGTCGAACTCAAAACCTATAGGTAAAAACTAGAGATGTCACCTCACAATCTCGAAACAATTGTTATTGTGCCTTATATGCGGATAATATAGTTAATACTGAAAATCTCTATGGAAATTGTTAGAGAGAAAAATAGAGtattttaatatagaaaattaagagttttcatataaattgtaaatatatacagttttatttatttaagctgcATGGAgggtgttttttgtttttttatttccgAAACAGAAAGAGGAAAAAAGttgtatttataaattaaaacggatagtacatattttataacttgcttttttttttagatatttcCTTAAAGGGAAATGATTTTCGTAccacaaatattaataaatttaccaCACAACTTTTAAAACATACGGTATAAACCATTAAAACATATATGTGGTAGATTTATTAATATTCGTGGTACATAAATCACTTCCCttctttaaaaactttttttgcTAGGCATCCGCACGATTGCTGCAATGATTGGTTTTTCAAAAGCATTTCTGCAAATATAAATTCCATGAGAATATTCCAACacatcaaaacaaacaaacaattgatagtttgaaaatctcatcaaaaccctaaaatcaaaGAAGCACAAATTTGAAAATTTGTCAAGTGGTAAGAAGTCAAGAGGAAATCTCCAAAAAGACAAATTCGTCAAAATATGGCAATTCAGACTTATCCCTTTTATCGAAACCGTTGTTACTATTTTCTTTTAGGACAGATTAAATCAATGGTAACATATCTAAAATAAATTGTATATTGTACAATTTTATATTTCCAAAAAAGTACAGTATAGTAATATACCTTAGGATGTTCATTTATAGTTGatgttaatttatatttgtaacaAAGGTTCTCTTGTAGTACTTTTGCCTACAAGACATATGATAAGATGCATTTAATGAACTAAAAGGTTCTAAACATATAACAGATGAACAATTGATATGTGATAACGAAGATTTCTATCATTTAGAAATGAGTAACCTTGTATGTTTGGAAAGGTCGACTTTATTTGTTGTCTTTAATCATGTGTCTTTTTGACCCATATTAGAAAAATCCTTGTGGATAAATGAAATAATTGAATAAGGGAATTGGCACCCGATGGAATATCAATGTGATATCGGAGTTTGTCACGCGTAAACACCACTCCAAACACTTTCTTGGTGTCGTGTGGCAAAGCTTTGTGGTAAACTTCATCACACGGTAATTTTGTCTTTTTGTGGAGTTTTATATATGAGGGGCAGAGTATGTTGTGTGGTGTGAGAGGTCAGTTGtcaataaaataatgaaatgtaGTAGGAGAAACATAAAAGTAAAGCAGGATTGATTGGGAGTGAAATatgagaaaaactaaaaaatgggATGCCAACGCCCAACGCCCTGAGGAGGAACACTTAATAGTCATTTTAGTAGATCTCTTTTAAGGGTTGATCCGACACTTTTGTACAACCAATGCTTTCTTCAGACGCATAAGGATGGCGATGATTTCCATCACTTCTTAATATTGGACAACATGCTCTTCGATATTTGAGATCCGTGATCTTAAGCAAATTAAGCCATACGAATTATAATTGTCAACTTTTAAGACATGGGTTAAAATAAATGATATGACATAAATATGAAGAATTTGGTTGGATGATGTGAATGTTTAACTAATGTTCTTTACCTTTTTATACTTGCATCAAATGCAAAGTGGCCTAAGGCCCTTCCTTAGGCCCATACTTATAGGACATCGACCCTGTGTCCATGTTGCTTCCGATGCAGCCACTGGTTTAGACGCAATAAGCACCAGGCGCGTCTAGGACGATGTCTGGTGCTTTGTTCGGATGTTAGACGTGCGTGTTTGAGTTCATGTGCACtcctctttaattttttttttattttttcctatTTAAACAACACCCCTTATTCACATTTCACCAccatttcttcacattttactTCTATCTTCCAGTTTCTTACTCAAAAACACATCTTTCTCTCAACATTTCATCAATCAGAATGCCTATAGGAGTATCAACAAAAACCTTCCAAACCAAAACCAATACCAACACACTGTCGATGATTTTGACGCGCTTCTAGGTTTGGGACCTCTTCCACCATTGGGATCTCCCCCGTCCATGTCGTCGTCTAATATGGCAGGGACCTCTAGCAGCTTTGGTTCGATGAACCAATCATTTTCGAACTTGTTAGGTTCGCCCCTGGTTAACAAACAGTTTCAACAGTTCATGTCGATATAACAATTTCGTGAATTTCAAGCTGCGAGTCAATCCTACCAGAGGCCAGTAGGTGAGACTTCTTCTCAACTGACACAAACTAGTGTTGCCTCTGCAGAGGAAGAAGAAGTCCAAGAAGTTCCCGCACCGCCCAAACGAGTGACAAAAAAAGGGGTTGCTGCAGCCGAGAAGGCGAAGTGGTCCATGGACGAGGCAGTTTTGTTGTCTAGGGTGTGGACACATGCTTCACATGACTCAATTGTTGGTATTAGCCAAGATGAGACAATGTTTTGGTGTAAAGTGATCGAATGGTTCAACGAGGAC includes the following:
- the LOC122584698 gene encoding uncharacterized protein LOC122584698; the protein is MINSEIKTIELGANVAGATMFHKQPVLAPKKIALRDVQNNNNNLTREPLQESLLPTEGQSFLDASKTIGTKRLTPDYASPLLNNNGAHEPLSYPRKKFEFEGNRGRTVGSTEKIAGYQQSASLPQVSHLNGKSLHYGTSVTQTPMGSKTSVARFKESSEDQRTDRFIRLQNFIKQCDGSNNRENIQFLLRLSPSELSKHAVELEKRAIQLTIDEGKEMQRMQALNILGKSSTTRNQMPIAQPIIPHKN
- the LOC122582195 gene encoding small nuclear ribonucleoprotein SmD3b; translation: MSRSLGIPVKLLHEAAGHIVTVELKSGEVYRGSMIECEDNWNCQLENITYTAKDGKVAQLEHVFIRGSKVRFMIIPDMLKNAPMFKRLEARIKGKGSALGVGRGRAVAMRARAQAAGRGTAGPGRGR